The Mammaliicoccus sciuri genome window below encodes:
- the cudC gene encoding choline uptake/conversion transcriptional regulator CudC — translation MVRSDNYKKQLDQAKDIVINGIGETMDLYGINRSVGNLYGTMVFEGSMTLDEMREQLQMSKPSMSAGVKKLQEFDLVKQQFTRGSRKQHFIAEKDFFIFFNNFFSKKWDREISINMDSVKDAEILIQKIIDTDDVDEETKEEAITIHTQLEESKVFYEWLANISNAIKTGEIYKYFPIPSQEDK, via the coding sequence GTGGTACGTTCAGATAACTACAAAAAACAACTAGACCAAGCTAAAGACATCGTGATTAACGGTATTGGAGAAACGATGGATTTATATGGTATTAATCGAAGTGTCGGAAATTTATACGGGACGATGGTATTTGAAGGTAGTATGACACTAGATGAAATGCGGGAACAACTTCAAATGAGCAAACCAAGCATGAGTGCTGGTGTTAAGAAACTACAAGAATTTGATCTCGTCAAACAACAATTTACAAGAGGAAGTAGAAAACAACATTTCATCGCTGAAAAAGACTTCTTTATCTTCTTTAATAACTTTTTCTCAAAAAAATGGGATCGAGAAATTTCTATTAATATGGATTCTGTTAAAGACGCAGAAATCTTGATACAAAAAATCATAGACACAGATGATGTCGATGAAGAAACTAAAGAAGAAGCAATCACCATTCATACACAATTAGAAGAATCAAAAGTATTTTATGAATGGTTAGCAAATATCAGTAACGCTATTAAAACTGGAGAGATATATAAGTATTTCCCAATACCAAGTCAAGAAGACAAATAA